The following are encoded in a window of Novosphingobium sp. THN1 genomic DNA:
- the rimM gene encoding ribosome maturation factor RimM (Essential for efficient processing of 16S rRNA) encodes MRDGPVTLAAITGAHGVAGEVRLKLFGEGVVALKRYRAFNDSALTVVKLKDDGKGGAIARFAEVPDRTAAEKLRGTALTVRRSEMPALPDDEYYHADLIGLPAISTEGEALGECVAVENFGAGDVIEIRKADGKKFMVPMKPQAVPEWTEERIVIEAGWAE; translated from the coding sequence TTGCGCGACGGGCCCGTCACGCTCGCCGCCATCACCGGCGCGCATGGAGTGGCGGGCGAGGTCCGTTTGAAGCTGTTCGGTGAAGGCGTGGTGGCGCTCAAGCGTTACCGCGCCTTCAACGACTCCGCGCTGACCGTGGTAAAGCTGAAGGACGACGGCAAGGGCGGCGCGATTGCCCGCTTCGCCGAAGTGCCCGATCGCACCGCGGCGGAGAAGCTGCGCGGAACGGCGCTGACCGTGCGGCGCTCGGAAATGCCGGCATTGCCTGATGACGAATATTACCATGCCGACTTGATCGGCCTGCCTGCCATCTCGACCGAGGGCGAGGCGCTGGGCGAATGCGTCGCGGTCGAGAACTTCGGCGCGGGCGACGTGATCGAGATCCGCAAGGCCGACGGTAAGAAGTTTATGGTGCCGATGAAGCCGCAAGCGGTTCCGGAATGGACTGAGGAGCGGATTGTGATTGAGGCGGGCTGGGCGGAGTAG
- a CDS encoding type II toxin-antitoxin system VapC family toxin: MLDTNAVIVAIEGDDPVFRARMAEADEGDIVMSSIVLAEVALGTEQGKPPPAKILEIFLEEVPVLAFDEKAARAYAKIPFKRASYDRLIAAHAISLGLTVVTANAKDFADVPGLVVENWSD, translated from the coding sequence ATGCTCGATACCAATGCAGTGATCGTGGCCATCGAGGGTGACGATCCCGTCTTCCGTGCACGAATGGCCGAGGCAGACGAGGGCGACATTGTCATGTCGTCGATTGTTCTTGCGGAAGTCGCCCTCGGCACTGAACAGGGCAAGCCACCTCCGGCCAAGATTTTGGAAATCTTTCTCGAAGAGGTGCCGGTTCTGGCTTTTGATGAGAAGGCGGCAAGGGCTTACGCGAAGATTCCGTTCAAGCGGGCCAGTTATGACCGGCTGATTGCGGCCCATGCCATTTCGCTCGGCCTAACGGTGGTGACGGCCAACGCGAAGGACTTTGCGGATGTGCCGGGGTTGGTGGTTGAGAATTGGTCGGATTGA
- the rplS gene encoding 50S ribosomal protein L19, which translates to MNLIQQLEAEAIAEFKAKKEIPDFRAGDTVRVGVRVVEGERTRVQAYEGVCIARSNRGLGSNFTVRKISFGEGVERVFPLYSPNIDSITVVRRGVVRRAKLYYLRGRTGKSARIAERKVTKA; encoded by the coding sequence ATGAACCTGATTCAGCAGCTTGAAGCTGAAGCCATCGCCGAATTCAAGGCGAAGAAGGAAATTCCGGACTTCCGTGCTGGCGACACCGTCCGCGTCGGCGTGCGCGTCGTCGAAGGCGAGCGTACCCGCGTCCAGGCCTATGAAGGCGTGTGCATTGCACGCTCGAACCGTGGCCTCGGTTCGAACTTCACTGTTCGCAAGATCTCGTTCGGCGAAGGCGTGGAGCGCGTGTTCCCGCTCTACTCGCCCAACATCGATTCGATTACCGTGGTGCGCCGTGGTGTCGTGCGTCGTGCGAAGCTCTACTACCTTCGCGGCCGCACCGGCAAATCGGCGCGTATTGCTGAGCGCAAGGTCACCAAGGCCTGA
- a CDS encoding S9 family peptidase, which translates to MRHFRLLAACALFPLVAAPALAQQGSPMTTAAPAEAKDLTFERVFASPSLNGPAPRAVKLSPDGRYLTLLRNRADDRERYDLWGFDRQTGEWKMLVDSLKLSSGRQLSEAEKMQRERQRIGDLKGIVSYEWSADGKSVLVPVDGDLLLAGLDGSVRKVEGTKGGELTPKLGPKGEHIAFVRDRRLWAGPVTGAAAQAITPEEANAHVHWGEAEFVAQEEMNRFNGFWWSPDESRIAVERFDESMVGVVTRAAIGAEGTKTFDQRYPAAGTPNAEVSLYVMGPDGSNRVQVDLGANKDIYLARVDWAPDGKTLYVQRMNREQTVLDMLKVDPMTGKASVVFSEKAADKHWIDLSDSYRFLSDGSLVWWSQRDGFGHLYRFSKGKWSQLTKGEWVVTGLVGVDEKSGKLYLTGTKDDVLAQQVYAMDLKAPGKLTRLTELGWVNGASMDKSGQTLMITRSSDAQPAQSYIADTTGKRLAWIEENKVAGTHPYAPYLASHRPAQFGTIPAADGTPLHYMMITPPLEPGKKYPVFTYHYGGPTAQVVSKGFQGALAQAIVDKGYIYFAIDNRGSENRGVKFASALHHAMGTVEVEDQLAGANWLKKQSFVDADKISTFGWSYGGYMSIKMLEANPGAYAAGIAVAPVTKWQMYDTTYTERYLGDPAKLPQVYEKSNALADTGKISDPLLIIHGMADDNVVFENASAIIAKMQAEAVPFEMMLYPGYTHRISGPKVSQHLYETIFRFLDRNGAGSGK; encoded by the coding sequence ATGCGTCATTTCCGCCTGCTCGCCGCCTGCGCGCTCTTTCCCCTCGTCGCCGCGCCTGCGCTTGCCCAACAGGGATCACCGATGACCACTGCCGCGCCTGCTGAAGCGAAGGATCTCACGTTCGAGCGCGTGTTTGCCAGCCCCAGCCTCAACGGCCCGGCGCCGCGTGCGGTGAAGCTCTCGCCCGATGGCCGTTACCTGACGCTGCTGCGCAACCGCGCCGACGACCGCGAGCGCTATGACTTGTGGGGCTTCGACCGTCAGACCGGTGAATGGAAGATGCTGGTGGATTCGCTCAAGCTGTCCTCCGGCCGCCAATTGAGTGAAGCCGAGAAGATGCAGCGCGAACGCCAGCGCATCGGCGATCTCAAGGGTATCGTCTCCTACGAGTGGAGTGCGGACGGAAAGTCGGTGCTGGTACCGGTGGATGGCGATCTGCTGCTGGCAGGGCTCGATGGGTCGGTACGCAAGGTTGAAGGCACCAAGGGTGGTGAGCTGACGCCGAAGCTTGGGCCGAAGGGCGAGCATATCGCTTTCGTGCGCGATCGTCGCCTGTGGGCAGGGCCGGTGACCGGGGCGGCGGCGCAGGCGATCACGCCTGAGGAGGCAAACGCCCACGTTCACTGGGGTGAAGCCGAGTTCGTCGCGCAGGAGGAAATGAACCGCTTCAACGGTTTCTGGTGGTCACCGGATGAAAGCCGTATCGCGGTCGAGCGCTTTGACGAGAGCATGGTCGGCGTGGTGACGCGCGCGGCGATTGGCGCGGAAGGCACCAAGACCTTCGACCAGCGCTATCCGGCAGCGGGCACGCCCAACGCCGAAGTTTCGCTCTACGTGATGGGGCCAGACGGTTCGAACCGCGTGCAGGTGGACCTTGGCGCCAATAAGGACATCTACCTCGCGCGCGTCGACTGGGCGCCCGACGGCAAGACGCTCTACGTGCAGCGCATGAACCGCGAGCAGACCGTGCTCGACATGCTCAAGGTCGACCCTATGACCGGCAAGGCGAGCGTGGTGTTCAGCGAAAAGGCGGCGGACAAGCACTGGATCGATCTGTCGGACAGCTATCGCTTCCTTTCGGACGGCAGCCTCGTCTGGTGGTCGCAGCGCGACGGCTTCGGGCATCTCTACCGCTTCAGCAAGGGCAAGTGGAGCCAGCTGACCAAGGGTGAGTGGGTAGTCACCGGGCTTGTCGGCGTGGACGAGAAGAGCGGCAAGCTCTACCTCACCGGCACCAAGGACGACGTTCTGGCGCAACAGGTCTATGCAATGGACCTCAAGGCGCCGGGCAAGCTGACGCGGCTGACCGAGCTGGGCTGGGTCAACGGCGCGAGCATGGACAAGAGCGGGCAGACGCTGATGATCACGCGATCGTCCGACGCACAGCCGGCGCAGTCCTATATTGCCGACACGACCGGCAAGCGCTTGGCGTGGATCGAGGAGAACAAGGTCGCAGGCACGCACCCTTATGCGCCGTACCTTGCCAGCCATCGCCCGGCGCAGTTTGGCACGATCCCGGCCGCCGACGGCACGCCGCTGCACTACATGATGATCACCCCGCCGCTGGAGCCCGGCAAGAAGTACCCGGTGTTCACCTACCACTACGGCGGGCCGACCGCGCAGGTGGTCAGCAAGGGCTTCCAGGGCGCGCTGGCGCAGGCGATCGTCGACAAGGGCTACATCTACTTCGCGATCGACAATCGCGGCTCGGAAAACCGCGGCGTGAAGTTCGCTTCGGCGCTGCACCACGCGATGGGCACAGTCGAGGTCGAGGATCAGTTGGCAGGCGCGAACTGGCTGAAGAAGCAGAGCTTCGTCGATGCCGACAAGATCAGCACGTTCGGCTGGTCCTATGGCGGCTACATGTCGATCAAGATGCTGGAGGCCAATCCGGGTGCCTACGCGGCGGGCATCGCCGTGGCGCCGGTGACCAAGTGGCAGATGTACGACACGACCTACACCGAGCGCTATCTGGGCGATCCGGCCAAGCTGCCGCAGGTCTACGAGAAGTCGAACGCGCTGGCCGACACCGGCAAGATCAGCGATCCGCTGCTGATCATCCATGGCATGGCCGACGACAACGTGGTGTTCGAGAACGCTTCGGCGATCATTGCCAAGATGCAGGCCGAAGCGGTGCCGTTCGAGATGATGCTCTATCCCGGCTACACCCACCGCATCAGCGGTCCGAAGGTGAGCCAGCATTTGTACGAGACGATTTTCCGCTTCCTTGACCGTAATGGCGCGGGGAGTGGCAAGTAG
- a CDS encoding aspartate-semialdehyde dehydrogenase, giving the protein MGYRVVVVGATGNVGREMLNILAEREFPCDEIAALASSRSQGTEIEFGETGRMLKVQNVDNFDFTGWDIALFAAGSGPTQVHAPRAAAAGCVVIDNSSLYRMDPDVPLIVPEVNPDAIDGYTAKNIIANPNCSTAQMVVALKPLHDAAKIKRVVVSTYQSVSGAGKEGMDELFEQSRAIFVGDPVEPRKFTKQIAFNVIPHIDVFLDDGSTKEEWKMVAETKKILDPKVKVTATCVRVPVFIGHSESINIEFENEISAEEAQNILREAPGVMLIDKRENGGYVTPVECVGDFATFVSRVREDSTIDNGLNIWCVSDNLRKGAALNAVQIAELLGRRHLKKG; this is encoded by the coding sequence ATGGGTTACCGGGTTGTAGTGGTCGGTGCGACGGGGAATGTGGGCCGTGAGATGCTCAACATTCTGGCCGAGCGCGAGTTTCCCTGCGACGAGATCGCGGCATTGGCATCGTCGCGCTCGCAGGGCACCGAGATCGAATTCGGCGAGACGGGCAGGATGCTGAAAGTCCAGAACGTCGACAACTTCGATTTCACCGGCTGGGACATTGCCTTGTTCGCTGCAGGTTCCGGTCCGACCCAGGTTCATGCGCCTCGCGCCGCGGCTGCGGGCTGCGTGGTGATCGACAACTCGTCGCTCTATCGCATGGACCCGGACGTGCCGCTGATCGTGCCCGAGGTGAATCCGGACGCGATTGACGGCTACACCGCCAAGAACATCATCGCGAACCCGAACTGCTCGACCGCGCAGATGGTCGTGGCGTTGAAGCCGCTGCACGATGCCGCGAAGATCAAGCGCGTCGTCGTCTCGACCTACCAGTCGGTGTCTGGCGCCGGCAAGGAAGGCATGGACGAGCTGTTCGAGCAGAGCCGCGCGATCTTCGTTGGCGATCCGGTCGAGCCCAGGAAGTTCACCAAGCAGATCGCCTTCAACGTGATCCCGCACATCGACGTCTTCCTTGACGATGGTTCGACCAAGGAAGAGTGGAAGATGGTCGCCGAGACCAAGAAGATCCTCGACCCGAAGGTCAAGGTCACGGCCACTTGCGTGCGCGTGCCGGTGTTCATCGGTCACTCGGAATCGATCAACATCGAGTTCGAGAACGAAATCTCTGCCGAGGAAGCGCAGAACATCCTGCGCGAAGCGCCGGGCGTGATGCTGATCGACAAGCGCGAGAACGGCGGATACGTGACGCCGGTCGAATGCGTCGGCGATTTCGCCACGTTCGTTTCGCGCGTTCGCGAAGACTCGACCATCGACAACGGTCTGAACATCTGGTGCGTTTCGGACAACCTGCGCAAGGGCGCCGCGCTGAACGCGGTGCAGATCGCAGAGCTGCTCGGTCGCCGCCACCTGAAGAAGGGCTGA
- a CDS encoding alpha/beta fold hydrolase, with amino-acid sequence MTEATTAFFPGFGGAQLALHRLGAGRPVVLLHGLFSSAEVNWIKFGTAAKLAEAGFECLMPDLRVHGRSAAPHDPAAYPQDVLVRDLEALVAHLGLTDFDLVGFSLGSRTAARAVIGGMKPRKLVLSGMGLEGLAGWARRQDFFLDVIDRFGTIKRDDPAYFSQQFLKTMGVDRLAARMLLGTMADTDTAELSAITMPCQVLCGDQDSDNGSAERLAAALPDGTLTWIPGTHMSCVTRPEMGEELAAFLMD; translated from the coding sequence ATGACGGAAGCAACCACCGCGTTCTTCCCCGGCTTTGGCGGCGCTCAGCTGGCGCTGCATCGCCTGGGCGCGGGGAGACCGGTGGTGCTTCTGCATGGCCTGTTTTCCTCGGCTGAGGTCAACTGGATCAAGTTCGGGACGGCGGCGAAGCTGGCTGAGGCTGGCTTCGAATGTCTGATGCCGGACCTGCGCGTGCATGGCCGCAGTGCGGCGCCACATGACCCAGCCGCCTATCCGCAAGACGTGCTGGTGCGCGATCTCGAGGCGCTGGTAGCGCATCTTGGCCTGACGGACTTCGACCTGGTCGGCTTCTCGCTCGGCTCGCGGACTGCGGCGCGCGCGGTGATCGGCGGCATGAAACCGCGCAAGCTGGTGCTTTCCGGCATGGGACTGGAAGGGCTGGCCGGCTGGGCGCGGCGGCAGGACTTCTTCCTCGACGTGATCGACCGCTTCGGCACGATCAAGCGCGATGATCCCGCCTATTTCTCGCAGCAGTTCCTCAAGACCATGGGCGTTGACAGGCTGGCCGCGCGGATGTTGCTGGGCACGATGGCAGACACGGATACGGCCGAGCTTTCGGCGATCACGATGCCGTGCCAGGTGCTGTGCGGCGATCAGGACAGCGACAACGGCTCGGCCGAGCGGTTGGCAGCGGCACTGCCGGATGGCACGCTTACCTGGATCCCCGGCACACATATGAGCTGTGTGACAAGGCCGGAAATGGGCGAGGAGCTCGCCGCGTTCCTGATGGACTGA
- a CDS encoding YbjN domain-containing protein: MIWKSLLAAAAVSVLAPSAAQAATATVSAVKPEGVAEALKNLGYTAELAKDGNGDPLINTEIGGWQAALLFYECNEKTHDGCQSLQFVANFTPEKKFTAEDAVRFNRNTRFASVSLGKDDAVMMTWDMVTGKGIDFEVFSNSVDMFRSAMDTLGAEVFK; encoded by the coding sequence ATGATCTGGAAGAGCCTGCTGGCGGCCGCTGCCGTCAGCGTTCTTGCCCCTTCGGCAGCTCAGGCGGCAACTGCCACTGTCAGCGCGGTAAAGCCGGAAGGTGTGGCTGAAGCGCTGAAGAACCTCGGATATACCGCCGAACTTGCCAAGGATGGCAATGGCGATCCGCTGATCAACACCGAGATCGGTGGCTGGCAAGCGGCGCTTCTGTTCTACGAATGCAACGAAAAGACCCATGATGGGTGCCAGTCGCTACAGTTCGTCGCCAACTTCACACCGGAGAAGAAGTTCACCGCCGAAGACGCCGTGCGCTTCAATCGCAATACCCGCTTTGCCTCGGTCTCGCTGGGCAAGGACGATGCGGTGATGATGACTTGGGACATGGTCACCGGGAAGGGTATCGACTTCGAGGTCTTCTCGAACTCGGTCGACATGTTCCGCAGCGCGATGGACACGCTGGGCGCCGAAGTTTTCAAGTAA
- a CDS encoding AMP nucleosidase yields MGMETTETIVAELSRVYDKAVATLRADIANYANHGTLPPAERRTDGSYCYPELHVRLNAEPSHESTGRAFGRLTQRGHYSCTVTRPALFDDYLKEQIDLIREGFEVEIAVRPSRQEIPFPYVLDGAYGAQIGRINPQELAQHFPATELAHIGDEIADADYAVGDGPMPLSLFDGLRTDFSLARLAHYTGTQIDDFQRYILFTNYHRYVDEFVDWAAQQIDGEKFVALTGAGGLSLDARTENARARLSDTAWRRHQMPAYHLVAPDKSGITLVNIGVGPSNAKTICDHLAVLRPEAWLMIGHCGGLRPTQKIGDYVLAHAYLRDDHVLDPVLPPEIPIPAIAEVQVALQKAAELVSGEGGTDLKKRMRTGTIVTTDDRNWELRYTHSARRLSLSRAVGIDMESATIAAQGYRFRVPYGTLLCVSDKPLHGEIKLPGQANRFYEEAIAAHLAIGTTACDLLRQEGPRLHSRKLRAFNEPPFR; encoded by the coding sequence GTGGGGATGGAAACAACTGAAACGATCGTCGCCGAACTTTCCCGCGTCTACGACAAGGCCGTCGCCACCCTCCGGGCCGATATAGCGAATTACGCCAACCACGGCACCCTGCCCCCTGCCGAGCGGCGGACCGACGGCAGCTACTGCTACCCGGAACTGCACGTCCGCCTCAACGCGGAACCCAGCCACGAATCGACCGGCCGGGCATTCGGGCGCCTCACCCAGCGCGGTCACTATTCCTGCACGGTCACGCGGCCCGCACTGTTCGATGATTACCTGAAAGAGCAGATCGACCTGATCCGCGAAGGCTTCGAGGTCGAAATCGCGGTTCGTCCCTCGCGACAGGAAATTCCCTTCCCCTATGTGCTCGACGGTGCCTACGGTGCCCAGATCGGCCGCATAAACCCGCAGGAACTGGCGCAGCACTTCCCCGCCACAGAGCTCGCCCACATCGGTGACGAAATCGCGGATGCCGATTATGCCGTCGGCGATGGCCCGATGCCGCTATCGCTGTTCGACGGCTTGCGCACCGATTTCAGCCTTGCCCGCCTGGCGCATTACACCGGCACGCAGATCGACGATTTCCAGCGCTACATCCTGTTCACCAACTATCACCGCTATGTCGACGAGTTCGTCGATTGGGCCGCGCAGCAAATCGATGGCGAGAAGTTCGTTGCCCTCACCGGCGCGGGTGGCCTCTCGCTCGATGCGCGCACCGAGAATGCCCGCGCGCGCCTGTCCGACACGGCATGGCGCCGTCACCAGATGCCCGCCTATCACCTTGTCGCCCCAGACAAATCGGGCATCACGCTGGTCAATATCGGTGTCGGCCCATCGAACGCGAAGACGATCTGCGATCACCTCGCCGTCCTGCGCCCCGAAGCCTGGCTGATGATCGGTCACTGCGGCGGCTTGAGGCCGACCCAGAAGATCGGTGATTACGTGCTCGCCCACGCCTATCTGCGCGACGATCACGTGCTGGATCCGGTCCTTCCGCCCGAGATTCCCATCCCCGCCATCGCCGAAGTCCAGGTGGCCTTGCAGAAGGCTGCGGAGCTTGTCTCGGGCGAAGGCGGAACCGACCTCAAGAAGCGCATGCGCACTGGCACGATCGTTACCACCGACGATCGCAACTGGGAGCTGCGCTACACCCATTCCGCCCGGCGCCTGTCGCTCAGCCGCGCAGTCGGCATCGATATGGAAAGCGCCACCATCGCCGCGCAAGGCTACCGCTTCCGCGTGCCCTACGGCACCCTGCTGTGCGTGTCCGACAAGCCGCTCCACGGCGAGATCAAGCTGCCGGGCCAGGCCAACCGCTTCTACGAGGAAGCCATTGCCGCCCACCTCGCCATCGGCACGACCGCGTGCGACCTGCTGCGTCAGGAAGGCCCCCGTCTACACAGCCGCAAGCTGCGCGCGTTTAACGAACCGCCGTTCCGATAA
- a CDS encoding amidohydrolase family protein, with protein sequence MGAGSASAQNTTAAVAPIIDVHMHAMADAPWATPVCPNQARFEASDPKNGPEAPFGWSSEECSPKLYPAPKGEYMKAVLAEMERLNVRGVVFGDVEAVKKWQAAAPSRVIPGTAFGRVEGSDAAKQLKMLEVAFTKDGFKVMGEIGLQYEGISPSDMRVDQYFALAEKLDIPVAIHMGTGGSGRANIAMPTYRGSMGNPLLLEELLARHPKLRVQVMHAGYPMIDNMLTLLQANSHVYVDIAGLIWSYPRKDVNRYIERLVDAGFGDRVMYGTDQLAWPGLMAYSIGLIQNADYLSPEQKRDILYNNAARFLRLEPVK encoded by the coding sequence ATGGGAGCGGGCTCTGCCTCGGCCCAGAACACCACTGCTGCCGTGGCTCCGATCATCGACGTTCACATGCACGCCATGGCCGACGCGCCATGGGCGACGCCCGTGTGCCCGAACCAGGCCCGCTTCGAAGCCTCCGATCCGAAGAATGGGCCGGAAGCACCGTTCGGCTGGTCCAGCGAGGAGTGCTCGCCCAAGCTCTATCCGGCGCCGAAGGGCGAATACATGAAGGCCGTGCTGGCCGAAATGGAGCGGCTGAACGTGCGCGGCGTGGTGTTCGGCGATGTCGAGGCGGTCAAGAAGTGGCAGGCGGCGGCACCGTCGCGCGTCATTCCGGGCACAGCGTTCGGCCGGGTTGAAGGCAGCGATGCGGCCAAGCAGCTCAAGATGTTGGAAGTTGCCTTCACCAAGGACGGCTTCAAGGTCATGGGCGAGATCGGCCTGCAGTATGAAGGGATCTCGCCTTCGGACATGCGCGTCGATCAATATTTCGCGCTGGCCGAGAAGCTGGACATTCCGGTGGCGATCCACATGGGGACGGGCGGTTCGGGCCGGGCCAACATTGCCATGCCGACGTATCGCGGATCGATGGGTAACCCGCTGTTGCTGGAAGAGCTGCTGGCGCGACATCCGAAGCTACGGGTGCAGGTAATGCACGCAGGCTATCCGATGATCGACAACATGCTGACGCTGCTGCAGGCCAACAGCCATGTCTATGTCGATATCGCCGGCCTGATCTGGAGCTATCCCCGCAAGGATGTGAACCGCTATATCGAGCGGCTGGTCGATGCCGGCTTTGGCGATCGCGTGATGTACGGCACGGACCAGCTCGCCTGGCCGGGACTGATGGCCTACTCGATCGGGCTGATCCAGAACGCGGACTATCTCAGCCCCGAGCAGAAGCGCGACATTCTCTACAACAACGCCGCGCGCTTCCTGCGGCTTGAACCCGTGAAGTGA
- the rplI gene encoding 50S ribosomal protein L9, whose translation MQIILLERIEKLGSIGDEVTVKDGYARNFLLPNKKALRANEANRKVFEANRARIEAENAARREDAQNESGNVEGKEVVLIRAASNAGQLYGSVSVRDIADALVEQGAKVSKAMIVLERPIKTLGVYDVKVSLHPEVSVNVKVNVARSPDEAELQSKGVNVIDAMFDNESGGFTEAYDPNAEPGEIPAELLEGGEEATEA comes from the coding sequence ATGCAGATCATCCTGCTCGAGCGCATCGAGAAGCTGGGTTCGATCGGTGACGAAGTCACCGTGAAGGACGGCTACGCCCGCAATTTCCTTCTTCCCAACAAGAAGGCACTGCGCGCCAACGAAGCCAACCGCAAGGTCTTCGAAGCCAACCGCGCCCGCATCGAAGCCGAAAACGCCGCCCGCCGCGAAGATGCCCAGAATGAATCGGGCAACGTCGAAGGCAAGGAAGTCGTGCTCATCCGCGCTGCTTCGAACGCTGGCCAGCTTTACGGCTCGGTCTCGGTTCGCGACATCGCCGACGCTCTGGTCGAACAGGGCGCCAAGGTCAGCAAGGCCATGATCGTGCTCGAACGCCCGATCAAGACCCTCGGCGTCTACGACGTCAAGGTCTCGCTGCACCCGGAAGTCTCGGTGAACGTCAAGGTCAACGTCGCGCGTTCGCCCGACGAAGCCGAACTGCAGTCGAAGGGCGTCAACGTCATCGACGCAATGTTCGACAACGAGAGCGGCGGCTTCACCGAAGCCTACGACCCGAATGCAGAACCGGGCGAAATCCCGGCCGAGCTGCTGGAAGGCGGCGAGGAAGCGACCGAAGCCTGA
- the rpsR gene encoding 30S ribosomal protein S18, with the protein MARPFFRRRKSCPFSGKNAPKIDYKDVRLLQGFMSERGKIVPSRITAVSAKKQRELSQAIKRARHIGLLPYIVK; encoded by the coding sequence ATGGCTCGTCCGTTTTTCCGTCGCCGCAAGAGCTGCCCGTTCTCGGGCAAGAACGCGCCGAAGATCGACTACAAGGACGTGCGCCTGCTGCAGGGCTTCATGTCCGAGCGTGGCAAGATCGTTCCGTCGCGCATCACCGCCGTTTCGGCGAAGAAGCAGCGTGAGCTGAGCCAGGCGATCAAGCGCGCCCGGCACATCGGCCTCCTGCCCTACATCGTGAAGTAA
- the rpsF gene encoding 30S ribosomal protein S6 — MPLYEHVFLARQDLSQAQVDTLAAAATEIVESNNGKVTKTETWGLRSLAYKIQKNRKAHFVLLNIEASGDVIAELERQTQINEDVIRYMTVRVDEHEAGPSVMMRKNDRERSRRREREGE; from the coding sequence ATGCCGCTTTACGAGCATGTCTTTCTCGCGCGCCAGGATCTGAGCCAGGCTCAGGTCGATACGCTCGCGGCCGCCGCCACCGAAATCGTCGAGAGCAACAACGGCAAGGTCACCAAGACCGAGACCTGGGGCCTCCGTTCGCTGGCATACAAGATCCAGAAGAACCGCAAGGCGCACTTCGTCCTGCTGAACATCGAAGCTTCGGGCGACGTGATCGCCGAGCTCGAGCGTCAGACGCAGATCAACGAAGACGTGATCCGCTACATGACCGTCCGCGTTGACGAACATGAAGCCGGCCCGTCGGTCATGATGCGCAAGAACGATCGCGAGCGCAGCCGTCGCCGCGAACGCGAAGGGGAATAA